In Nonomuraea sp. NBC_00507, the following are encoded in one genomic region:
- the egtB gene encoding ergothioneine biosynthesis protein EgtB, whose protein sequence is MNDFKERIAAELIAVRDRSLTYTEADDDVLVHQHSPLMSPLVWDLAHVGNYEELWVLRAAAGITPLRPEIDDIYDAFKTPRKDRPTLPFLRPAEARDYIGGVRGRVLDVLDAVDLEDPSPLRRDGFVFGLVIQHEHQHDETMLATLQLSRRPGMVRDGALPPGRAAGAEEVYVPAGSFLMGTDTLPWAYDNERPAHRVDLPAYWIDRLPVGNAAYAAFIEDGGYHDPRWWTPEGWRWRQNSGVFAPLFWVKDGGTWWRSRFGRTEPVPMDEPVQHVCWYEADAYARWAGKRLPTEAEWEKACGWDAAAGRARKYPWGDQDPTPELANLGHRAARPAPLGAYPGGASPYGAEQMVGDVWEWTDTWFGGYPGFSAFPYREYSEVFFGRDYRVLRGGSWAADPAAVRTTFRNWDYPIRRQIFTGFRCARTAEQR, encoded by the coding sequence GTGAACGACTTCAAGGAACGCATCGCGGCCGAGCTGATCGCGGTGCGCGACCGGTCGCTGACCTACACGGAGGCGGACGACGATGTGCTCGTCCACCAGCACTCGCCGCTGATGTCGCCCCTGGTGTGGGACCTCGCGCACGTCGGCAACTACGAGGAGCTGTGGGTGCTGCGGGCGGCCGCGGGCATCACGCCGCTCCGGCCCGAGATCGACGACATCTACGACGCCTTCAAGACGCCGCGCAAGGACCGGCCCACGCTGCCGTTCCTGCGCCCGGCCGAGGCCCGCGACTACATCGGCGGCGTACGCGGCCGCGTGCTCGACGTCCTGGACGCTGTCGACCTGGAGGACCCGAGCCCGCTGCGCCGCGACGGGTTCGTGTTCGGCCTGGTGATCCAGCACGAGCACCAGCACGACGAGACCATGCTCGCCACGCTGCAGCTGTCGCGGCGGCCCGGCATGGTGCGGGACGGCGCCCTGCCGCCCGGACGCGCGGCGGGCGCGGAGGAGGTGTACGTCCCCGCCGGCTCGTTCCTGATGGGCACCGACACCCTGCCCTGGGCCTACGACAACGAACGCCCTGCCCACCGGGTCGACCTGCCCGCCTACTGGATTGATCGGCTGCCCGTCGGCAACGCCGCCTACGCCGCGTTCATCGAGGACGGCGGCTACCACGACCCGCGCTGGTGGACGCCCGAAGGCTGGCGGTGGCGGCAGAACAGCGGCGTCTTCGCCCCGCTGTTCTGGGTCAAGGACGGCGGCACGTGGTGGCGCAGCCGTTTCGGCCGCACCGAGCCCGTGCCGATGGACGAACCCGTCCAGCACGTGTGCTGGTACGAGGCCGATGCCTACGCCCGCTGGGCGGGCAAGCGGCTGCCCACCGAGGCGGAATGGGAGAAGGCGTGCGGCTGGGACGCCGCGGCGGGCCGGGCCCGCAAGTACCCGTGGGGCGATCAGGATCCCACGCCGGAGCTCGCCAACCTCGGGCACCGGGCGGCCCGGCCCGCGCCGCTCGGCGCCTACCCCGGCGGGGCGAGCCCGTACGGGGCCGAGCAGATGGTCGGAGACGTGTGGGAGTGGACCGACACGTGGTTCGGCGGCTACCCCGGCTTCAGCGCCTTTCCCTACCGCGAGTACAGCGAGGTCTTCTTCGGCCGCGACTACCGCGTGCTGCGTGGCGGCTCGTGGGCGGCCGACCCCGCCGCGGTCCGCACCACGTTCAGGAACTGGGACTATCCGATCCGCCGGCAGATCTTCACCGGGTTCCGCTGCGCCCGCACCGCGGAGCAGCGCTAG
- the egtA gene encoding ergothioneine biosynthesis glutamate--cysteine ligase EgtA codes for MGDYARRCFRAGGGDRVGVELEFLVFDRADVARHVPLEQVARALPPLPGGSRVTFEPGGQLELSGPAGPLSGAIDGLTADLAVARRALEAAGLALAGVGLDPVRPPRRQLSLPRYEVMAEFFGGPYGPLMMCSTASIQVNLDLGWRPETRWERAHLLGPVLTAAFANSPLSGGRPCGWMSGRQAVWDNLDPTRTAPVPVSGDPAADWADYLLDARLMLVREDGDRCRPVRDGSTFRDWLATGEPTAADLAYHATTVFPPVRPRGWLEIRYLDAQHPATWPVCVAVTCALIADDRAADAALAAAEPYREMWPEAARCGLADPRLAKAAEACFRAALEALPRLGATPALVGEVAAFADRHVTPGRSPAADLIDLGPRAWLTEGGRV; via the coding sequence GTGGGGGATTACGCCCGCCGGTGCTTCCGTGCGGGCGGCGGCGATCGGGTGGGTGTCGAGCTGGAGTTTCTCGTCTTCGACCGGGCCGACGTCGCCAGGCACGTGCCGCTGGAGCAGGTCGCGCGGGCGTTGCCGCCGCTGCCCGGCGGGAGCCGGGTGACGTTCGAGCCGGGCGGCCAGCTGGAGCTCTCCGGGCCCGCGGGGCCGCTGTCCGGCGCGATCGACGGGCTCACCGCCGACCTGGCCGTCGCCCGCCGCGCCCTCGAGGCCGCGGGCCTGGCACTGGCGGGCGTGGGCCTCGATCCGGTGCGCCCGCCCCGGCGGCAGTTAAGCCTGCCCAGGTACGAGGTCATGGCGGAGTTCTTCGGCGGTCCCTACGGGCCGTTGATGATGTGCTCGACGGCCTCCATCCAGGTCAACCTGGACCTGGGATGGCGGCCGGAGACCCGCTGGGAGCGGGCGCACCTGCTGGGCCCCGTCCTGACCGCGGCCTTCGCCAACTCCCCGCTCAGCGGCGGCCGCCCGTGCGGCTGGATGTCCGGCCGCCAGGCCGTGTGGGACAACCTCGACCCCACCAGGACGGCCCCCGTACCCGTGTCCGGCGACCCGGCCGCGGACTGGGCGGACTATCTGCTCGACGCCCGGCTCATGCTGGTGCGGGAGGACGGGGACCGCTGCCGGCCGGTCCGCGACGGCTCGACCTTCCGCGACTGGCTGGCGACCGGCGAGCCCACCGCGGCGGATCTGGCGTACCACGCCACCACGGTGTTCCCTCCGGTACGCCCCCGCGGCTGGCTGGAGATCCGCTACCTCGACGCCCAGCACCCGGCGACCTGGCCGGTGTGCGTGGCCGTGACCTGCGCGCTCATCGCCGACGACCGGGCCGCCGACGCGGCGCTGGCCGCCGCGGAGCCGTACCGGGAGATGTGGCCGGAGGCCGCGCGGTGCGGGCTGGCAGACCCGCGGCTGGCCAAGGCCGCGGAGGCGTGCTTCCGCGCCGCGCTCGAGGCGCTGCCCCGCCTCGGCGCGACGCCCGCTCTGGTCGGCGAGGTGGCCGCCTTCGCCGACCGGCACGTGACACCCGGCCGCTCGCCGGCGGCCGACCTCATAGACCTGGGCCCCCGGGCCTGGCTGACCGAAGGGGGACGAGTGTGA
- a CDS encoding anti-sigma factor family protein, with product MKRFTCGELVEVITAYLDDALDQPSRAGIEVHLSCCEDCGHYVDQFRSTIRALGDQPPEKLSHGTRERLMSAFRSRRPA from the coding sequence GTGAAGCGGTTCACGTGCGGCGAACTGGTGGAAGTCATCACCGCCTACCTCGACGACGCCCTCGACCAGCCGTCCCGTGCCGGGATCGAGGTCCATCTGTCCTGCTGTGAGGACTGCGGGCACTACGTCGACCAATTCCGCTCGACCATCCGGGCCCTCGGCGACCAGCCTCCCGAGAAGTTGTCGCACGGCACGCGGGAGCGGCTGATGTCCGCCTTCAGGAGCCGGCGACCCGCCTGA
- a CDS encoding RNA polymerase sigma factor yields the protein MGSFAGSTLPPDDIVVSALRAGDEAMFAALLDTWSRGMLRVARTYVSTDDSAEEVVQDTWLAVIGAIDGFEGRSSVKTWVYRILVNTAKKRSVRESRTLPWSALELDAGPTVDPSRFHGTDAALPGSWKESPAVWPTPESQALAAEVRGLIGEALAGLPPRQRIVITLRDVEGCTSEEVCEILEISAANQRVLLHRARAVVRGRLEDYFESVKQAE from the coding sequence GTGGGGTCTTTCGCGGGCAGCACGCTGCCCCCGGATGACATCGTCGTCTCGGCTCTGCGGGCGGGCGATGAGGCGATGTTCGCGGCGTTGCTCGACACCTGGTCGCGGGGCATGCTGCGGGTGGCCAGGACCTACGTGTCCACCGACGACTCCGCGGAGGAGGTGGTGCAGGACACCTGGCTGGCGGTGATCGGCGCCATCGACGGTTTCGAGGGCCGCTCGTCGGTCAAGACGTGGGTTTACCGCATCCTGGTGAACACGGCGAAGAAGCGCAGCGTGCGGGAGAGTCGTACACTGCCGTGGAGCGCCCTCGAACTGGACGCCGGACCGACCGTCGATCCCTCGCGGTTCCACGGTACGGACGCCGCCCTGCCGGGAAGCTGGAAGGAGTCGCCCGCGGTCTGGCCGACCCCGGAGAGCCAGGCGCTCGCCGCGGAGGTGCGCGGCCTCATCGGAGAGGCTCTGGCCGGGCTGCCGCCGCGGCAGCGGATCGTGATCACGCTGCGTGACGTGGAGGGGTGTACCTCCGAGGAGGTCTGCGAGATCCTGGAGATCTCGGCAGCCAACCAGCGGGTCCTGCTGCATCGCGCGCGTGCGGTGGTCCGCGGGCGGCTGGAGGACTACTTCGAGTCGGTGAAGCAGGCAGAATAG